Within the Candidatus Latescibacter sp. genome, the region CACCAGGGAAATTATGGCGCGTACCCGCAAAAGCTCCGTTCGCCGACCGGTTGAACATAGATTCGTCATCTCTGGGAATTACCATCACAGATGAAGGAAGATTCTTCTCTGCTCTCAGAAACACTCTTACAGGCTTTATCAACCGGTATGATTTCATGGGACAGAACGGACTTCTTCAAGCCCTGACCATCGGCGATCTCCGCGGGCTTTCCCCGGAAACAAGGGCGGAATTCACCCAGACCGGCATCGCCCACCTGCTGGCGGTTTCGGGAATGAATGTGGGAGTGCTGGCAGTCTCCCTGAATTTTCTGTTCGTCTTCCTCCCCATAGGGAAAAAGATGCGCCTCCTTGCCGTGATCATCCTGCTCTTCCTGTATACCGGAATCTGCGGATTTCAACCGCCCATATCCAGGGCGTTCCTCATGGCCGCGATACTCATGGGCGCCCAGTTTTTCGAACGTCCCCCGCGCATGGAACATACCCTGTTCCTGGCGATTCTGTTCATCCTTGCTGTCGATCCGGGAGCTCTGGGAGGCGCTTCTCTTGAGCTCTCCTTTGCGGCGGTATGGGCATTGATAACTTTCTATGCTCCGGTCATGAACCGGTTCCGGGGAATACTGCGCACCCGCAGATACCTGCGTCCCGTTTTTGGATTGATAATTGCCACTTCCGTCTGTACTCTGGCAACCGCTCCCATAGTGGCGGCGCATTTCGGCGCCATCCCCTTTCTCGCCCTTCCGGTCAACATACCGGCTGTCCCCCTGGCAAACTGCATCACGGTCCTCGGGTTGGCAGCCACCGGGGTGATCGCACTTGGCGCTCTTGCGGCGCCGCTCGCCCAGTTTTTAGTGTTCATAACCGGAATTCTCCTGACATCGCTCGCCCATCTCGCTCTCTACGCCTCGAAAATACCCCTTTCGTCTTTAACCGTCGGGAACGCCTCCCCCCTTTTCGGCGTCGGGATGGCCTGCTGGCTCTATATCCTATCACGTTCCCGGAGAAGACCGGCTTTCCAGAAAGCGCTCCTCTATATCCCTCTCACACTGATCCTGGTGTTCACCTGGAGACCGGTCGCAGACGCGTTCCAGAAAAAGGGTGAGGGAACAGCGGTCTTTTTCGATGTAGGACAGGGAGACGCCGCACTGGTTGAGTATCCCGGAGGTCTTAATTTTCTGGTAGATACCGGGCCATCCTATCGTAATCACACCGCCGCGGAATCCATGGTTATCCCCAGTTTGAGGAATGCAGGCATAAAAAAACTGGACGGGGTCTTTCTCACCCACATGGATACCGATCATGTCGGGGGCCTTTCCGCCATCCTGAAAAATATCCCGGTAAAGGCTCTCTACTGCCGTCTGTCGATCTGCGATTCACTCCGGAAGATCTATGGCGGCCGGGTGACCGGCCTTTCGGCGGGAGATTCTCTTTCATTTTTTGGGGGAGGGATTCTCATTATATCTTCCGGAGAATATTCTATGGTGCATCATAATGAGAACAATGCTTCCCTGCTTATGAGGTTCAGCCTGGGCAGCAGCGCTATTATTTTCACCGGCGATATCGAGGGAGACATGCAGCACGCTCTGCTACCCTGGGGACGGGCGCTCCGGGCGGAAGTACTGAAAATCCCTCATCACGGCGCAGCGGGTCTGGACAGCGATTTTGTCGGCGCCATCAGCCCCAAAACAGCGATAATCTCCTGTGGAATAAATAATCGTTACGGACATCCGGCCCAAACCACACTCAACGTTCTCGACAAGCAACATTGCACCATACGCCGCACCGACCGCGAGGGGAGCATCATTTTCCGCCCCCCTGATTTCCGGACGGCGGCGGAATCATTTTGATGTAAGAAAAATGTTCAAAATATGGTATATTTTAGAAGAAAAAATATGTCTCGCAAAGTTCGCAAAGTCAAAAAAGAATCCAAGTATATCGTTAAATCAGTAAATTTGAACACCCAATAAGGTATCGAGTAGATATGTTGAAACGATTTTTTATCCCTCTATTTCTAATCATTGCGAATGTCCATTTCCTTGGTGCGGAAACATTCAGCATCGCCTATGAAAACGGGCGGGTGGTGAGACGGTATCCGGAAAAGTCCCACCCGGTTATCGGTTTGGCGCTTTCCGGCGGAGGAGCGCGGGGAGTTGCGCATATCGGAATCATCGAGGTTTTGGAAAACAAGGGTATCCGGGTCGAGAAGATCGCGGGGACCTCGATGGGAAGCATTGTCGGAGGGCTTTATGCAGCCGGTTATTCACCGCAGGTACTTGCAACATTCTTTGAAAACAATGATTGGTCGGATATTCTCAAAAGCGACCCGAAACGAAGGAGCGCATATATCAGCCAGAAAGAAGCCAACCGCTGGCCCCTTGTGGAAATGCGCTTCAACGGCCTCAAGGCGCAGATACCGACCCGATGGTCGTCCGGGCAGCGGGTCATATCCACCCTTTCCTGGCTGACTCTTTGTCCCTCTTTTGAATGCGGAGGCGATTTCGACCTTCTTCCCATACCTTTCCGCTCGGTCGCCACAGACCTCAATACCGGAAATGCCGAAGTTTTTAAAAGCGGCAGCCTGGCCCGCGCCATCCAGGCATCAACCACCATTCCCCTCTTGTTCAACCCTGTCGAATGGGACAACAAGCTGCTCGTGGACGGCGGCCTGATCAACAACCTCCCCGTGAACGTCCTGAGAGACATGGGGAGCGATTTTGTCATCGCTTGCGCAATCGAAGAGAGTATGCATTCCCCCGAAGAATTGAAAAACCCGGTCAACATCGCCGACCAGGTCACCAGTATATCGATGCGGAATATCACCAAGATTTCCCGTGAACAGGCCGATTTTGTCATAAGTCCGGACATGGAAGGTTTTTCATCGACCGATTTTTCGCGTATTCCCGAAATGATCGAGAAGGGAAGACAGGAGGCCCTTCAGACGGTTCCAGCCCTCCTGGATTCACTGGCGAAAATGAACGACCGCTACAAAAAGGCATACATCCGGGAGATCACGGTTGCACCCGAAGCGGAGAAGGATTTTGTTTCCAAAATCCTCGCCGGATTTGTGGCCGCCGGGGCAAGCAATCCCTGGCCGAGGATTCTGAAAGGAATCGAGGAACTCTGGGCTACCGGACGGTACTTCTCGATCAGCGGAGAGGTTGACGAGAACACCGGGTCGCTCCGTGTCGCTGTTATCAGGGTCCCTCAATTCATGTCTGTACATGTCCTCGGAAAAAACCGTGACGCGGTCATCGATACCACCGAAGTATTCTCTTCCGATACTAATCTGCCTCTGTCCATCGACAGCATAATTGAACGCATGGATTCTCAGATTCGACTGATCCGATCCCAGGGATATTCCTTTGCATATATCACCTCGCAGGAATTGAGCGCGGCTCAGGACACATTGAAAGTTACGGTCACCGTTCCCTCACTGACCGGCGTGTTCATGGACCCTAACATGAAAACACGGCCATCTCTGATCACCCGTGAATTTGATATGCTGCCGGGCGATATCTTTGATTTGAACAGGATCATGGCGTCGATGGACAATCTCTACGGCACCGACCTGTTCGATCAGGTCTCTACAGATGTGGAACCACTGAACGGCGGGGTAGGGCTTACCATTCATCTCAAGGAAAAGAACTGGTCTGTAGTCCGTCTAGGACTCAGATATGACGAATTCAACAGCGCCGAAGGACGCCTCAACATCTTGCAGGAGAATATCCTGGGATCCGGGAATCAACTGGGAGGAACCCTGCAGGCCGGCGAGCGTAACCGTATTCTCATGGTGGAAAACCGGAGCGACCGGGTATATAAATCCCTTTTCACGTTCAGCATAAAGGCCTATCAGCATCTCCGGAAACGGCCGATTTATGACAATCACCGTTTAGTTTCCGATTATGATGATGACCGTTACGGTTTGGTCTTATCTGTCGGACAGCAGATGGACAAACTGGGGAATATGGTATTTCAGTTCCGGAACGAATCCTCCTGGACCCGCTACCCGGATTCTCTGAAAGACCATAACGCACACCGCCAGTTCCGCAGCATCACCGTCCGCTCGATCATCGACAGCTACGACCGCTATCCATTCCCGCAAAACGGCAAGCTGAATGTCGTCTATGTGGAGAATTCCTCGAAATTCCTCGGTGGAACCGAGCAGTATGTGAAAATTTTCTGGGGCAACACCCAGGTAAAAACTTTCGCGGAGAAACACGCGGTTTCCGGCTCCCTGTTTCTGGGCACTGCCGATCCCTCGATCCCCGAAAATGAATTATTCACCCTCGGCGGAAATCACACCCGCCTGGACTGCTACAATGCCGAGACCGGCGGCTCGCTCTTCTACTCGGACTTCATGGGTCTTATGAATGAGGAAAAGAGCGGGACCCGCCTGGCGGCGGCGAGATTATCCTACCGTCTTTTTATACCACGCTATTTCTACTTGTACCTCCTTTACGGCGCGGGGAATGTCTGGGGAAAAGGCGCCTCGATACGGGCGGATTCGCTCCTGCAATACTACGGAATACGGGGATCGTTCTCCTCTCCGTTCGGCCCGCTCTCCCTAGGCTGGGGCATCACCTCAAAAGGAGAAGACCGTCTGTACATGACCGCCGGATGGGAGTTTTAAAGGCAAGGATGAAGGATGAAGAACTATAATCCGGCAAAAGTGTTTCAAAGTCCTAAGTTCTGTCAAAACCTCACCCGGCCTTTGGCCACCCTCTCCTAATTAGGAGAGGGTAATGATATTGCTCGCAACGAGTTACCCCCTCTCCTGACTAGGAGAGGGGGACAGGGGGTGAGGTTTAAAAACAGAGAATGAGCAAAATTTCCTTTTCCCCCGGATCATGAAGGATGAACCATGATTTTAGGGATTCAAAGATGATATAGATGAATCAATCTCAAGAAAAATCAAGCTAATCACCTAATCATGCAAATCAGGGTTCAGACTTTTTTATTTCAGCATTACCGCCTGAATATGCGAAGAAATCCGGTCGAGGATCCGCTTGCTTTTGGAGGCGTTCCGGGGGAGCTGGATGGTGTAAATGCCCTTTTTGAGGCCGATGATGAGTTCGTACCTTTTCCCCAGCAGGCTGCCCGACTCGGCAACCATGCAGGTCTCGATGCGGATGAGTTCTGTTTCCATACGGTCGTCGGGCATTTCCAGAATGAGCCGCCGGTCGGTCAGGATAAGGTCGCAGTTCTTCCGGGCTGATTTGCCCGGTTTGGCGGGAATTGACACTGTCGGACCGGAATTGAACAGGTTTCCGCTGGTAAAGATGATGATGATCTTTTCCCCTTTTTCCAGTGCGACCCCGCTCGCCTGGAGCCAGACAGCATAATTTCGTTCGAGAACGTCATAGGGGAGCAGCGCTTCACAGAGCTTTTCCACTGCTTTTACCCCCTCATTGTTCATGTCGGCATGACATGTGGGGCATTCATTAGAGACGGTGTCTGCCATATTCCCGCATGCCGGGCATTTACGGTATAGGGGGGTGTCGCATGTAAGGCAGTAGCGGCGGTCTTGCGGATTCGGTTCGGTACAACGGGGGCAAGGAATGGAATGGAGAAGCGCTGCTAAAGGGCTTGGCGCTTTTTCAGCTTTTTGGGGGAGAGCGGGTCTGGACTCCGAAGTGGATGGCGCCGGCTCGGGCTTCGGACGGGCGGAAGGCTGGCGGCCTTTGATATAGGCAAAATAGTGGAAGCTGTCGCCGGAGGTCTCCATGTCACGGCAGGCGATAGACACCTCTACAAACCCGATACGTTTCACTCCCTTGGAAAATCCGACCAGCAGGCACAAGTCCGCCACCGCGCAGATAATACGCGGGCAGCCCTCCGAATAGTTGTATATGCCCTCGAATGCATCGTCGGTAAAAATATCGGCGGCGGCGCCGACTTTCCTGAGCCGGAACTGTACCAAAGAGCGGGTGTCGTTGAAATCAAGGTTCTTCAGAAAGAAGCGGACAGGCAGGCGCTGCCAGAATTCAGGCATGTCGCGGAGGATGCTGTCCAGGGGCTTCTGCCCGGAAAAGATGAAAGTCAGAAGAAAGGCGTCCGATACACAGAAATTGAGGAGAATTCTGAGCTCGCCGAGGATGTCGGGCCTCTCTTTGAGCATTTGGCCCTCGTCTACGATAACCACTACCTTGATGTTCTCGTTGTAGTGGGTAAAGAGGCGGTCGCGGAGGTAATTAAGCGAGCGGATCTTCTCCTCCGTATGCAGCTCTCCGCCCAGCTGGCGGGCGATTTCACCGATGATCTCGATAGGGCTCAGGGTGGGATGATCGATGTAAACCACCCTGACTCTTCCGGCATAGTATTCTTTGAGGTCGTTCTGCAGCCGGGCGAGAATAGAGGTTTTCCCGTTGCCAGCAGTGTCGGAGACGAGGAGCGCTCCCCCCTTGTGGGAAAAAATGGCGTATTTCAGGCGCATGAGACATTCGGCGTGCTGGCCCGAAAGATAGAGCATCTCCGGATCCGGGGTCAGGGAAAATGGCGGCTTGGTCATACCCCACCAGGTGAGATAGTCTTCGTTCATGACATCCTCGAGACAATGAACTCCGCAATTTTTGCCGCAATCTCCTTCTTGCTTGAAGCCCGATCTATAATCGTCCCTCCCGGCGCCACAAAGATCGCTTCGTGCGCATCCGGAGCTACACGGTCAAGATCATTTGCCACTACCATATCAAGATTGTAGCGGCGAAGAGAGTCGCCTGCCCGTGCAGCCAATTCCTCCTCGCTCACTCCGGCTTCAAGCTTGAAACCCACCGTACAGGCATCCGGCAGGAGTTCGCGGATGAGAGCGATGACCTTGGGCGCCCGGACCAGCCGTACATCCCAGAACTCGGTGGAGGAGGGCTGTTTCCCCCCCATTTTGCATTCGGGAACATAATCAAGAACCGCCATGGCATGAACCACTGCGCGGATATTTCCGCTCGCTGCGGTAATTCGTATCTGTTCGATCAGGTCATCGATGGTGACCACTTCGACTTCTTCCAGAAGGCTGCTCACGCTCACCGAAGGCGATTCTCCGCCAAGGCCGCGTATGAGTTTAACCCGTATACCACGGGAAACAAGAGCTTCGGCGACCCTCGCTCCGAGCGCTCCGGTAGAGGTGTTCGCAATGTATCGCACCCGGTCCAGCCATGCACGGGTCGGACCGGATGTCACCAGCACTTTTCCGGGAGATTTTTCATTCAAGTATGTCATCAGGTAAGTATTTCTTGAAAATACAATAATACGGTTATGTCTTTAAGTCAGCAACAAACGGTAAATGAGAGAAATTGTGTGCTCCTGTGTCTTTAAATATCCCACCTGCCTTCGGCATCCCCCCTTATTAAGGGGGGAATATAGGGAGAGGGTTCTGTCAAA harbors:
- a CDS encoding AAA family ATPase, with the protein product MNEDYLTWWGMTKPPFSLTPDPEMLYLSGQHAECLMRLKYAIFSHKGGALLVSDTAGNGKTSILARLQNDLKEYYAGRVRVVYIDHPTLSPIEIIGEIARQLGGELHTEEKIRSLNYLRDRLFTHYNENIKVVVIVDEGQMLKERPDILGELRILLNFCVSDAFLLTFIFSGQKPLDSILRDMPEFWQRLPVRFFLKNLDFNDTRSLVQFRLRKVGAAADIFTDDAFEGIYNYSEGCPRIICAVADLCLLVGFSKGVKRIGFVEVSIACRDMETSGDSFHYFAYIKGRQPSARPKPEPAPSTSESRPALPQKAEKAPSPLAALLHSIPCPRCTEPNPQDRRYCLTCDTPLYRKCPACGNMADTVSNECPTCHADMNNEGVKAVEKLCEALLPYDVLERNYAVWLQASGVALEKGEKIIIIFTSGNLFNSGPTVSIPAKPGKSARKNCDLILTDRRLILEMPDDRMETELIRIETCMVAESGSLLGKRYELIIGLKKGIYTIQLPRNASKSKRILDRISSHIQAVMLK
- a CDS encoding DNA internalization-related competence protein ComEC/Rec2; its protein translation is MKTNYPQPKVKIPLAGSAMKAAAFFSLGILAAAQIPLRPLTSGIILGAMIFLTGIFSKKERFGNALAFTTLIFAGMFAFAAQNTVQRPLPVPPEFTYIPVKAEGSLSGDARIQSGSTYFILACRKISTDSTVYGETGLLPCVLYNKPLFLTDGSRVILRGSIKSIRHPLAPGKLWRVPAKAPFADRLNIDSSSLGITITDEGRFFSALRNTLTGFINRYDFMGQNGLLQALTIGDLRGLSPETRAEFTQTGIAHLLAVSGMNVGVLAVSLNFLFVFLPIGKKMRLLAVIILLFLYTGICGFQPPISRAFLMAAILMGAQFFERPPRMEHTLFLAILFILAVDPGALGGASLELSFAAVWALITFYAPVMNRFRGILRTRRYLRPVFGLIIATSVCTLATAPIVAAHFGAIPFLALPVNIPAVPLANCITVLGLAATGVIALGALAAPLAQFLVFITGILLTSLAHLALYASKIPLSSLTVGNASPLFGVGMACWLYILSRSRRRPAFQKALLYIPLTLILVFTWRPVADAFQKKGEGTAVFFDVGQGDAALVEYPGGLNFLVDTGPSYRNHTAAESMVIPSLRNAGIKKLDGVFLTHMDTDHVGGLSAILKNIPVKALYCRLSICDSLRKIYGGRVTGLSAGDSLSFFGGGILIISSGEYSMVHHNENNASLLMRFSLGSSAIIFTGDIEGDMQHALLPWGRALRAEVLKIPHHGAAGLDSDFVGAISPKTAIISCGINNRYGHPAQTTLNVLDKQHCTIRRTDREGSIIFRPPDFRTAAESF
- a CDS encoding phosphopantothenoylcysteine decarboxylase, which codes for MNEKSPGKVLVTSGPTRAWLDRVRYIANTSTGALGARVAEALVSRGIRVKLIRGLGGESPSVSVSSLLEEVEVVTIDDLIEQIRITAASGNIRAVVHAMAVLDYVPECKMGGKQPSSTEFWDVRLVRAPKVIALIRELLPDACTVGFKLEAGVSEEELAARAGDSLRRYNLDMVVANDLDRVAPDAHEAIFVAPGGTIIDRASSKKEIAAKIAEFIVSRMS
- a CDS encoding patatin-like phospholipase family protein codes for the protein MLKRFFIPLFLIIANVHFLGAETFSIAYENGRVVRRYPEKSHPVIGLALSGGGARGVAHIGIIEVLENKGIRVEKIAGTSMGSIVGGLYAAGYSPQVLATFFENNDWSDILKSDPKRRSAYISQKEANRWPLVEMRFNGLKAQIPTRWSSGQRVISTLSWLTLCPSFECGGDFDLLPIPFRSVATDLNTGNAEVFKSGSLARAIQASTTIPLLFNPVEWDNKLLVDGGLINNLPVNVLRDMGSDFVIACAIEESMHSPEELKNPVNIADQVTSISMRNITKISREQADFVISPDMEGFSSTDFSRIPEMIEKGRQEALQTVPALLDSLAKMNDRYKKAYIREITVAPEAEKDFVSKILAGFVAAGASNPWPRILKGIEELWATGRYFSISGEVDENTGSLRVAVIRVPQFMSVHVLGKNRDAVIDTTEVFSSDTNLPLSIDSIIERMDSQIRLIRSQGYSFAYITSQELSAAQDTLKVTVTVPSLTGVFMDPNMKTRPSLITREFDMLPGDIFDLNRIMASMDNLYGTDLFDQVSTDVEPLNGGVGLTIHLKEKNWSVVRLGLRYDEFNSAEGRLNILQENILGSGNQLGGTLQAGERNRILMVENRSDRVYKSLFTFSIKAYQHLRKRPIYDNHRLVSDYDDDRYGLVLSVGQQMDKLGNMVFQFRNESSWTRYPDSLKDHNAHRQFRSITVRSIIDSYDRYPFPQNGKLNVVYVENSSKFLGGTEQYVKIFWGNTQVKTFAEKHAVSGSLFLGTADPSIPENELFTLGGNHTRLDCYNAETGGSLFYSDFMGLMNEEKSGTRLAAARLSYRLFIPRYFYLYLLYGAGNVWGKGASIRADSLLQYYGIRGSFSSPFGPLSLGWGITSKGEDRLYMTAGWEF